In Luteibacter mycovicinus, a genomic segment contains:
- a CDS encoding bestrophin family protein — protein MTRTRTPSLRSLLFSLSGVHGSIVPMIWRRVLYTVLLSLIVVLLDHRLFALKAGLNAAPLTLMGLTLAIFLGFRNTVAYQRWWEARTLWGEMIIAMRNLARQRVAFLPGIEAADSRRLTYHLIAYAHTLRHHLRGSDPATELGRWLDPASCEAVLAMPNRPSALLARTGAAYAEIARALRVEPILLAAIDAELGKLSHVLGGCERIQGTPIPFAYILLLHRTVHIYCFLLPFCLVGLMGWFTPLVVGVLAYTFFGLDALGDQIEDPFGTLPNDLPLEAYSTTIENDLLALQASPA, from the coding sequence ATGACCCGCACCCGCACGCCCAGCCTGCGCTCGCTGCTTTTCTCCCTGAGTGGCGTGCACGGGTCGATCGTGCCCATGATCTGGCGTCGCGTCCTCTACACCGTGCTTCTGTCGCTGATCGTGGTCCTGCTGGACCATCGCCTCTTCGCGCTCAAGGCCGGTCTCAACGCGGCACCGCTGACCCTCATGGGTCTCACGCTCGCCATCTTTCTCGGCTTCCGCAACACGGTGGCCTATCAGCGATGGTGGGAGGCCCGCACGCTCTGGGGCGAAATGATCATCGCCATGCGTAACCTGGCCCGCCAGCGTGTGGCATTTCTGCCGGGCATCGAAGCAGCGGACTCGCGCCGGCTTACGTATCACCTGATTGCCTATGCGCATACGCTGCGTCATCACCTGCGCGGCAGCGACCCCGCCACCGAGCTCGGGCGCTGGCTCGACCCGGCATCCTGCGAGGCCGTCCTCGCCATGCCCAATCGCCCGTCCGCCTTGTTGGCGCGCACCGGGGCCGCCTACGCGGAGATCGCCCGGGCGCTTCGCGTCGAACCCATCCTGCTGGCCGCGATCGACGCCGAACTCGGCAAGCTGTCGCATGTACTGGGCGGCTGCGAACGCATACAGGGCACACCCATCCCGTTCGCGTACATCCTGCTGCTGCATCGGACGGTACACATCTACTGCTTCCTGCTGCCGTTCTGTCTGGTCGGCCTGATGGGCTGGTTCACGCCTCTGGTCGTGGGTGTGCTGGCGTATACCTTCTTTGGCCTGGATGCGCTCGGCGACCAGATTGAAGATCCTTTCGGCACGCTGCCGAACGATCTGCCACTGGAGGCTTACAGCACCACGATCGAA